One window from the genome of Verrucomicrobiota bacterium encodes:
- a CDS encoding DUF1552 domain-containing protein → MKSPQFSQTLPKQTRRAFLRSSSALIALPFLESFGTKAFAASPQVALAPKRMMFLSFGWGPTKESWYPDINTTGADYILPAGLKGLSRHQKDITIIQNLTNQFSTEAHWGSTFYLTGANRYGEPGQSFHNSISADQVAAGVLGKETRFTSIQLGCENAEDSGHGPGLSMAWNAQGKPMAGLNSPVTAFHKLFADDQTPLEQRQAMLQQKRSVLDTVMENARSMNRDLSKTDTDKIDEYFQSIRDIEVRLAKEEQWLDVPKRHPKEPIQEPTGEIVGYEEVM, encoded by the coding sequence ATGAAATCACCACAATTTTCCCAAACTTTGCCAAAGCAAACGCGTAGAGCCTTTCTAAGAAGCAGCTCCGCCCTCATTGCACTACCCTTTCTCGAGTCATTTGGCACCAAAGCTTTCGCCGCTTCACCACAGGTGGCCCTTGCGCCCAAACGCATGATGTTCCTCAGTTTCGGTTGGGGGCCCACGAAGGAGTCCTGGTATCCGGACATTAACACCACGGGCGCGGACTACATACTACCCGCAGGACTCAAAGGCCTGAGTCGTCATCAAAAGGACATCACGATCATTCAAAACCTGACCAACCAATTTTCAACCGAAGCTCACTGGGGCAGTACCTTTTATCTGACGGGAGCCAATCGTTACGGTGAACCGGGACAGAGTTTCCACAACTCCATTTCCGCAGACCAGGTGGCTGCCGGGGTCCTGGGAAAAGAAACCCGTTTCACGTCGATCCAGCTGGGTTGCGAAAATGCGGAAGATTCAGGGCATGGTCCCGGACTTTCAATGGCGTGGAATGCTCAAGGAAAACCTATGGCAGGATTGAACTCGCCGGTAACTGCCTTTCATAAATTGTTTGCCGACGATCAAACGCCCCTGGAACAGCGTCAGGCTATGCTTCAGCAAAAACGTAGCGTGCTCGACACGGTTATGGAAAACGCGCGGAGCATGAATCGCGATCTCAGTAAAACTGATACGGATAAGATCGATGAGTATTTCCAATCCATCCGTGACATTGAAGTTCGCCTGGCCAAAGAGGAACAATGGCTCGACGTGCCCAAGCGCCACCCGAAGGAACCCATACAGGAACCGACTGGTGAGATTGTCGGCTACGAAGAAGTAATG
- a CDS encoding DUF1592 domain-containing protein has protein sequence MKTIRTILLLASLCLGSGAFATEAPIALMPEKHFEFLNQYCLDCHDSVEPEGEANLEDLPFNMTTLQTAELWQKVLNVLNSGEMPPEDETQPEAGSKTEFLDDLSHQLVTARKILSDSGGVITMRRLNRREYENTLEDLLGVEVNASELPKDASPGEFDTVGASLFFSSDQFEQYLNIARRVLDETIVSPQKPKLFREKREVEEVATKLAMTRYTKLFEANERAAQWRKDETQSPTDFGFIDSSRVKFEEGQFNGQGPAYRWYLDQPETKTGAVFYVATPGAYVDKTSLPEKAAPGRYLLRVRVAAFADAPSHRTFLEYGTIEKGAQQGEIAVLGHRKVSGTLENPEILEIPITITSSTSREIGIRERQPNSRDAARYALKLAKKRGEPTTEPALWIDWVEWEGPLTEKWPTQSYQQIFFKGPNAKQTESYAAEIIERFAQRAFRIQEPSKSFLDKLVSLFNSRRVLGDSFEEALKESLAVVLASPAFLYLREPNPDDHKRELSDLELAVRLSYFLWSAPPDEKLYKAARSGKLGNPAELKRQTNRMLDDPKALEFIKGFTHQWLNLDRLEFFQFNFELYPEFDDSILMSARNEVYHTFETLLNENRSIGDLLKSDYVVINDVLADYYDIEGVEGHEFRKVKLPRNHVRGGLLGTTAFLAMGSDGERSSPVERGAWVMRKLLNDPPPPAPANVPQLSRFEDELLPARALQVAHMEEPQCAQCHRKIDPIGYGLQNFDAAGLWRDQERVETDEKKVKETIKFHPIDPSGTLPDGTPFANYFDLRDRVAEHEADFAQGFTEALIEYGLGRPYGFTDYDLAEAILAQARSSKYSTPTFIHALVQSDLFRQK, from the coding sequence GTGAAAACGATTCGAACAATTCTATTATTGGCTTCCCTATGTCTTGGATCCGGTGCGTTTGCTACTGAGGCACCCATTGCCCTGATGCCCGAGAAGCATTTTGAATTTCTCAACCAATACTGTCTGGACTGCCATGATTCGGTAGAGCCTGAAGGCGAAGCAAACCTGGAGGACCTACCGTTCAACATGACTACACTGCAAACGGCAGAGCTCTGGCAAAAGGTGCTCAATGTGTTGAATTCAGGTGAAATGCCACCCGAAGACGAAACTCAACCGGAAGCAGGATCAAAAACGGAATTCCTGGACGATCTATCGCATCAGCTTGTCACCGCTCGCAAAATCCTCAGCGATTCAGGCGGCGTTATCACCATGCGACGCCTCAACCGACGCGAGTACGAAAACACCCTGGAAGATCTGCTTGGCGTTGAGGTGAATGCATCCGAACTACCCAAGGATGCCAGCCCAGGCGAATTCGATACGGTTGGTGCTTCACTCTTTTTCTCAAGCGATCAATTTGAGCAGTATCTGAACATTGCACGCCGTGTTCTGGACGAGACCATTGTAAGTCCGCAAAAACCAAAACTGTTTCGGGAGAAACGTGAGGTAGAAGAGGTAGCCACAAAGCTGGCCATGACACGTTACACCAAACTGTTCGAAGCCAACGAACGCGCCGCTCAATGGCGTAAGGATGAAACCCAGTCGCCTACGGACTTCGGGTTTATCGATTCATCTAGAGTAAAATTCGAGGAAGGCCAATTCAACGGTCAAGGTCCTGCCTACCGCTGGTATCTTGACCAGCCGGAAACGAAGACGGGAGCCGTTTTCTACGTGGCGACTCCTGGAGCCTATGTAGATAAAACAAGCCTTCCTGAAAAGGCCGCTCCGGGACGCTATCTGCTTCGCGTCCGAGTTGCTGCGTTTGCCGATGCACCTTCTCATAGAACCTTTCTGGAATATGGAACCATAGAAAAAGGAGCCCAACAGGGAGAAATTGCGGTCCTGGGACATCGCAAAGTTTCCGGAACACTGGAAAACCCGGAGATCCTGGAAATCCCAATCACCATTACCTCATCCACCAGCCGGGAAATTGGTATTCGCGAACGTCAGCCCAATAGCCGAGACGCCGCCCGCTACGCCTTAAAGCTGGCTAAGAAACGCGGAGAGCCCACCACCGAACCAGCCCTCTGGATCGATTGGGTGGAATGGGAGGGACCGCTCACTGAGAAATGGCCCACCCAATCGTACCAACAAATTTTCTTCAAAGGGCCCAACGCCAAACAAACCGAAAGCTACGCAGCTGAAATAATCGAACGTTTTGCACAGAGAGCCTTCCGAATCCAGGAACCTTCGAAGAGCTTCCTCGACAAATTGGTCTCTCTTTTCAATAGCCGCCGAGTATTGGGAGATTCGTTCGAGGAGGCCCTGAAGGAGTCCCTCGCAGTGGTTTTAGCGTCACCTGCTTTTCTCTACTTGAGAGAACCCAATCCGGACGACCACAAACGGGAACTCAGCGATCTCGAACTCGCCGTGCGACTTTCCTACTTTCTTTGGAGTGCACCGCCGGATGAAAAGCTCTACAAGGCAGCCAGGAGTGGTAAACTGGGAAATCCTGCCGAATTGAAACGGCAAACCAACCGCATGTTGGACGACCCGAAAGCGTTGGAATTCATAAAAGGGTTTACTCATCAATGGCTGAATCTCGACAGGCTTGAATTCTTCCAATTCAACTTTGAATTGTATCCTGAATTTGACGACAGCATATTGATGTCGGCAAGGAACGAAGTCTACCACACCTTCGAAACCCTGCTTAATGAGAATCGCAGCATCGGTGACCTGCTCAAATCGGACTACGTAGTCATCAACGATGTGCTCGCCGATTATTACGATATTGAAGGAGTGGAGGGTCACGAATTCCGGAAAGTAAAACTCCCTCGCAATCATGTCCGAGGTGGCTTACTGGGCACTACCGCATTTTTAGCGATGGGATCGGACGGTGAACGCAGTTCCCCGGTTGAACGCGGCGCCTGGGTCATGCGCAAACTCCTTAATGATCCACCTCCACCTGCTCCAGCCAACGTACCTCAGCTCAGCCGATTCGAAGACGAATTATTACCGGCACGGGCGCTTCAGGTCGCTCACATGGAAGAGCCCCAATGCGCTCAATGTCATCGCAAGATAGATCCGATAGGTTACGGGCTTCAAAATTTCGATGCGGCCGGATTATGGCGCGATCAAGAGCGCGTCGAAACCGATGAAAAGAAAGTGAAGGAAACAATTAAATTCCATCCTATCGATCCGAGCGGCACTTTACCGGATGGAACTCCGTTCGCGAATTATTTTGACCTACGGGATCGAGTGGCAGAACACGAAGCAGATTTTGCCCAAGGTTTTACCGAAGCCCTCATCGAATACGGCCTTGGTCGCCCATACGGATTCACGGACTACGACCTCGCCGAAGCCATTCTCGCCCAAGCCAGATCAAGTAAATACAGCACCCCCACTTTCATCCACGCTCTCGTTCAATCCGATCTATTTAGACAGAAGTAA
- a CDS encoding sulfatase-like hydrolase/transferase, whose amino-acid sequence MKFSFSNLQSAIFICLFALGISNSNANKPNVLILFTDDQGTLDVNCYGATDLHTPNMDKLAETGVRFTQAYAHTVCCPSRAALLTGRHPNRGGVQNWLQGDRNGTDIQNSNMFASEITIAEVMKEAGYKTALFGKWHLGAKVGHGPLDQGFDHHFGHLSGFIENYRHHFMHGKGYHDLYNDNEEIWRRGEYFPDMMIDEAVKYIGKNKDDPFFMMVAFNLPHYPEQPTGEFKEAFPELEMPRQSYARVVATVDAQIGRILKQLDDSGIRDDTIIIFSSDNGHSEENNKGVIVENHTSGYPLGYYYSANGGGGFTGKWIGHKGNYFEGGIRVPAIINYPKALPSGAVRDQAVTIMDWMPTLIDLIGLPQPKAKLDGRSMMSIINNPTAPTSHPVLYFDWQDKWAVREGDWKLISEMNRSTNTPKITLHNLSDEKPEVKDYAKEKPKLLAHLTKLHEDWATEVMP is encoded by the coding sequence ATGAAGTTTTCATTCTCCAATCTTCAATCAGCAATCTTCATTTGTTTGTTTGCATTGGGAATCAGCAATTCCAATGCAAACAAACCCAACGTCCTGATCCTATTTACCGACGATCAAGGGACGCTCGATGTGAATTGCTACGGAGCGACGGACCTGCACACACCTAACATGGACAAGCTAGCCGAGACAGGTGTGCGTTTTACCCAGGCCTATGCCCACACTGTATGTTGTCCTTCGAGAGCGGCATTGCTGACGGGTCGTCATCCGAACCGTGGAGGTGTGCAGAACTGGCTGCAAGGAGATCGCAATGGAACGGATATTCAAAATTCAAACATGTTTGCGTCGGAAATCACGATCGCTGAAGTAATGAAAGAAGCAGGTTACAAAACTGCCTTGTTTGGCAAATGGCATTTAGGAGCCAAGGTTGGACATGGCCCGCTTGACCAGGGATTCGACCATCACTTTGGACACCTGTCGGGCTTCATCGAAAACTACCGACACCACTTCATGCACGGGAAAGGGTATCACGACCTCTACAACGACAACGAAGAGATTTGGCGTCGCGGTGAATACTTTCCGGACATGATGATCGATGAGGCGGTAAAGTATATCGGTAAGAATAAAGATGATCCGTTTTTCATGATGGTTGCATTTAATCTTCCCCACTATCCCGAACAACCTACGGGAGAATTCAAAGAGGCATTTCCTGAATTGGAAATGCCTCGCCAGTCTTACGCCCGGGTAGTGGCTACCGTTGATGCGCAGATTGGGCGCATTCTTAAACAACTCGATGACTCCGGTATCCGCGACGACACCATTATCATTTTCAGCAGCGACAACGGACACTCGGAAGAAAACAACAAAGGCGTGATCGTTGAGAACCACACCAGCGGGTATCCGCTTGGCTACTACTACAGCGCGAATGGTGGTGGTGGCTTCACAGGGAAATGGATCGGACACAAAGGCAACTACTTCGAGGGTGGAATCCGCGTTCCAGCCATTATCAATTATCCCAAAGCACTTCCCAGCGGTGCGGTTCGTGATCAGGCCGTGACAATCATGGATTGGATGCCCACCCTGATCGACTTGATTGGATTACCACAACCAAAGGCGAAACTCGATGGCCGGAGTATGATGTCGATCATCAACAACCCAACCGCCCCGACCAGCCACCCCGTTCTTTATTTCGACTGGCAGGACAAATGGGCAGTCCGTGAAGGTGACTGGAAACTCATCTCCGAAATGAATCGAAGCACAAACACCCCAAAAATCACTCTCCACAATTTGTCTGATGAAAAGCCCGAAGTAAAAGACTACGCCAAAGAAAAACCCAAGCTGTTGGCTCATCTTACAAAACTGCACGAAGACTGGGCCACTGAGGTGATGCCTTAA
- a CDS encoding four helix bundle protein — MKNKGSDIEDRMLDFAVRIGKLVDALPETRLGRHIANQLFRSGTSPAPNYSEATAAESKKDFIHKLGIVLKELRESRTWIRMIKKAELLKAEQVGGILDECEQLGNIIGKSLITAKHNQRTGK, encoded by the coding sequence ATGAAAAATAAAGGCTCGGATATCGAAGATCGGATGTTGGATTTTGCAGTACGGATTGGCAAACTTGTAGATGCTCTGCCCGAGACCCGATTGGGAAGGCATATCGCAAACCAACTTTTTCGGTCGGGGACCTCACCTGCACCCAATTACTCAGAGGCGACCGCTGCCGAGAGCAAAAAGGACTTTATCCACAAACTTGGAATTGTATTAAAAGAGCTACGAGAATCACGGACTTGGATTAGAATGATCAAAAAAGCTGAGCTTTTGAAGGCCGAACAAGTGGGAGGAATTCTGGATGAATGTGAGCAACTCGGAAATATAATCGGGAAGTCACTAATAACCGCCAAACACAACCAACGCACCGGCAAATGA
- a CDS encoding sulfatase-like hydrolase/transferase, with the protein MKKVTTNGHECTQIIEGDTNNVLVYIRVHSWLRNIFLFLLVAFQCEANPNILLIMADDLGAENLACYGNTIYQTPNLDRMAAQGARFENAFATPVCSPTRAMILTGLYPNRTGIMERMDSPDDPEKNNRLPAHLKTFGHVFQEAGYKTAIAGKWHQGDFQTYPDQPTSHGFDEHCLWVQYWDGERPSRYYAPNNWENGKHVVHGKDVYGPDYYADFLIEFMERNQEQPFLAYFPMNLIHGPLVSPPGLKALAESKYPENLGKNERIAGHMVTYMDGIIGRLLAKLEDLGIRDNTLVLFTGDNGTGGNLTSQLGSFHLRGGKRTMNEAGTRVPFIAHWPGKIPSGKRSEFFTLMDVLPTIASIAGIPIDHDIDGMDLSHNLFNQPGKDRDFFNMAFEGDCYFVRNDRFRLHEDGRFYEVPVTSNETRYSMEVVENPSQHTNTRAFLQGKLDDYMQIKQTDTSYSIVPFGTNGDIFKNANSTLEKSAEN; encoded by the coding sequence ATGAAGAAAGTAACCACGAATGGACACGAATGTACACAAATCATAGAAGGAGATACAAACAATGTATTAGTGTACATTCGTGTCCATTCGTGGTTAAGAAATATTTTTCTATTTTTATTGGTTGCTTTCCAATGTGAAGCTAATCCCAACATCCTACTTATCATGGCCGATGACCTGGGTGCTGAGAATTTGGCATGCTACGGCAACACGATTTACCAAACCCCAAACCTGGACCGCATGGCAGCACAAGGAGCACGTTTTGAGAATGCATTCGCCACACCGGTTTGTAGTCCAACTCGAGCGATGATCTTAACGGGCTTGTATCCGAATCGTACAGGAATCATGGAGCGTATGGATAGTCCCGATGATCCGGAAAAGAACAACCGGCTGCCTGCTCATTTAAAAACGTTCGGGCACGTGTTTCAGGAAGCGGGTTACAAAACAGCCATCGCGGGGAAGTGGCACCAGGGCGATTTTCAAACCTACCCCGATCAACCCACTTCTCACGGCTTCGACGAGCATTGCCTGTGGGTTCAGTATTGGGACGGCGAACGACCGAGTCGTTACTATGCCCCCAATAACTGGGAGAACGGGAAACATGTCGTTCACGGAAAGGACGTCTATGGACCCGATTACTACGCCGACTTCCTTATCGAGTTCATGGAGCGGAACCAGGAGCAACCATTCCTCGCTTACTTTCCGATGAATCTTATACATGGTCCCCTCGTAAGCCCACCCGGACTCAAAGCGTTGGCGGAAAGCAAGTATCCGGAAAATCTTGGAAAAAACGAACGTATAGCCGGACACATGGTGACTTACATGGATGGCATCATTGGAAGGTTGTTGGCCAAACTTGAAGATCTTGGAATTCGGGATAATACCCTGGTCCTATTTACCGGCGACAACGGAACAGGGGGAAACCTGACCAGCCAACTTGGATCCTTCCACCTGCGTGGAGGCAAACGCACCATGAATGAAGCAGGCACACGAGTGCCCTTCATAGCGCACTGGCCCGGTAAGATCCCCTCAGGTAAGAGGTCGGAGTTCTTCACCCTCATGGACGTGTTGCCAACCATAGCATCCATCGCAGGAATTCCCATCGATCACGATATCGACGGCATGGATTTGTCTCACAACCTGTTTAATCAGCCCGGCAAGGACCGAGACTTTTTCAATATGGCTTTTGAGGGAGACTGTTACTTTGTCCGCAACGACCGCTTCCGGCTACACGAAGATGGACGTTTCTATGAAGTGCCGGTGACCAGCAATGAAACGCGCTACAGTATGGAGGTGGTCGAAAACCCAAGTCAGCATACCAACACTCGGGCCTTCCTCCAAGGCAAGTTAGATGATTACATGCAAATCAAACAAACGGATACATCCTATTCGATTGTACCATTCGGTACTAACGGAGACATTTTTAAAAACGCGAACAGCACTCTTGAAAAGAGTGCTGAAAATTAG
- a CDS encoding sulfatase has product MLVIIYTVSICLLGISTAFADNPIQQAQDKPNIVFVLVDDHAWEAVSAYGSYLKNYATTPTIDSLGRDGMRFDNFVCANSICSPSRASFITGQYSHVNGVKNLNGKINDTSPWLSEELQKGGYETMLVGKWHLQGEIRGFDKHMTVKGQGKYFDPTFNGTEGTWNRKGYSTDVYTDIALDWLKDRDENKPFYLALQFKAPHHEYGHAARYDDLLAGVEIPEPPTLYEDTHNSNSRLKREFLAETKFHMTRSNTNKEPEGYYDRHVNDPEPDAMWEHDPENDRDKIRVAYQHMIHKYIRCIQGNDDNLKRVLDYLESEDLEENTIVIYTSDQGYWLGQHGMYDKRLILETSIRMPFLIRYPAMIKPGTVNNSICVNVDLAPTLLDLVGLPTPAEMQGDSFAGMLAGEKAPRDWRKSSLYSYWSAGPKHYGIRTERYTYLKINEHIELFDRLKDPEQINDLSTLPEYRSVLGDLEKELQKQIKETAFAQNDWPRN; this is encoded by the coding sequence ATGTTAGTGATCATCTATACCGTAAGTATATGCCTCCTCGGGATATCCACCGCTTTTGCCGACAACCCCATTCAGCAAGCTCAGGACAAACCAAACATCGTTTTCGTCCTGGTCGACGATCACGCCTGGGAAGCCGTATCCGCTTACGGTTCTTACTTAAAAAATTACGCAACAACACCCACCATCGATTCTCTTGGAAGAGATGGCATGCGCTTCGACAACTTTGTTTGTGCCAACTCCATATGCTCCCCCAGTCGAGCCAGTTTTATAACCGGCCAATACAGCCATGTAAACGGAGTTAAAAACCTGAATGGGAAAATCAACGACACCTCGCCCTGGCTTTCCGAGGAACTGCAAAAGGGCGGCTACGAAACGATGCTTGTCGGGAAATGGCATCTGCAAGGAGAGATCCGCGGCTTCGACAAACACATGACGGTAAAAGGACAGGGCAAGTATTTCGATCCGACCTTCAACGGCACTGAAGGCACCTGGAATCGCAAAGGCTATTCCACCGATGTATATACCGACATAGCACTGGACTGGTTGAAAGATCGCGACGAAAACAAACCGTTTTATTTAGCACTCCAATTTAAGGCACCCCACCATGAGTACGGACATGCCGCACGCTATGACGACCTCCTGGCCGGGGTGGAAATTCCAGAGCCGCCTACACTTTACGAGGATACGCATAACAGCAATTCGAGGCTTAAGAGAGAGTTCCTGGCAGAGACCAAGTTTCACATGACGCGAAGTAATACCAATAAAGAGCCTGAAGGTTACTACGACCGGCATGTCAATGATCCAGAGCCCGACGCCATGTGGGAGCACGACCCTGAAAACGACCGCGACAAAATCCGTGTCGCCTACCAGCACATGATTCACAAATACATCCGTTGCATTCAGGGCAACGACGATAATCTCAAACGGGTGCTCGACTATCTGGAAAGCGAAGACCTGGAAGAAAACACGATCGTCATCTATACCTCGGATCAAGGCTACTGGCTGGGGCAACATGGCATGTATGACAAACGACTGATCCTGGAAACTTCGATTCGTATGCCTTTCCTCATCCGCTATCCGGCCATGATCAAACCCGGAACGGTCAACAACAGCATCTGCGTCAATGTAGACCTCGCACCGACCCTATTGGACTTGGTTGGTCTACCCACCCCGGCCGAGATGCAAGGAGATAGTTTTGCTGGTATGCTGGCTGGCGAAAAAGCACCTCGGGACTGGCGCAAATCTTCGCTCTACAGTTACTGGAGTGCGGGACCCAAACATTACGGTATCCGGACTGAGCGCTACACCTATTTAAAAATCAACGAACACATCGAACTCTTTGATCGTCTAAAAGATCCGGAGCAGATCAACGACCTGTCCACGCTTCCTGAATACAGATCCGTCTTAGGCGACCTTGAAAAAGAACTCCAAAAACAAATTAAAGAAACAGCCTTTGCTCAGAACGATTGGCCACGGAACTAA
- a CDS encoding arylsulfatase → MNANKESIPFKAISVHKCYQWLNKFLLVFCILLIPVFPGFATAQQPNIVLVFADDLGYGDISCYNTGSRITTPNIDQLAKEGIRFTDAHSADSVCTPSRYGLLTGRYSWRGKLKTGVLFNWEPPLIEPERMTIASFLKMNGYRTAISGKWHLGLGFTAKGGKSVDFQKPLPWPGGPEPDRTISESIDLSAPVFGGPEELGFDRAFYTAGCSTDQEPFCFIENKVMLGMENASYRNPYGSWRSGMASPDWVNETVDVSFSEWGLRFIEESHKQNPEQPFFLYLPLSSPHSPHVTADFAQGKSEAGIRGDMVWLVDWATGQIAKKLEELGLTNDTLIIVTSDNGPLLGSLEFGKSEGTAKITNGHKSMGDLRGRKGRVWEGGHRVPFVARWPSNIPAGTVSHYTFCFTDMLATLADVIGETLPSGAGEDSFTMLPALLGQPMVQRPAIIHHSNSAYAMRSGKWKIVFGHGEGRVQPKEGHGYLFDLETDPYETNDLWHARTDIVNNLTQNFKAITENGIYPER, encoded by the coding sequence ATGAACGCCAATAAAGAAAGCATACCATTCAAAGCTATCAGTGTTCATAAGTGCTATCAGTGGTTAAATAAATTTCTATTAGTTTTTTGCATTCTCCTTATCCCAGTTTTTCCCGGTTTCGCTACCGCTCAACAACCAAACATCGTATTAGTATTCGCTGACGATCTTGGATACGGAGATATCAGCTGTTACAATACAGGTTCACGTATTACTACTCCAAATATTGATCAATTAGCGAAGGAGGGAATTCGGTTTACAGATGCACACTCGGCAGACTCAGTTTGCACACCTTCTCGCTACGGATTATTGACCGGGCGCTATAGCTGGCGAGGCAAACTCAAGACCGGAGTGCTGTTTAATTGGGAGCCGCCCTTGATTGAGCCCGAACGAATGACGATTGCCTCATTTCTGAAAATGAATGGTTACCGGACGGCTATTTCTGGCAAATGGCATCTGGGGCTCGGTTTTACTGCGAAAGGTGGTAAGTCGGTTGATTTTCAAAAACCCCTTCCCTGGCCAGGTGGACCCGAGCCGGACCGGACCATTAGCGAGAGCATTGATTTATCCGCGCCTGTTTTTGGTGGTCCCGAAGAGCTGGGATTCGATCGAGCGTTCTACACCGCAGGTTGCTCCACCGACCAGGAACCGTTCTGTTTCATAGAAAATAAAGTCATGCTCGGCATGGAGAATGCCAGCTATCGCAATCCCTACGGAAGCTGGCGAAGCGGCATGGCTTCACCGGATTGGGTGAACGAAACAGTCGATGTCAGCTTTTCAGAGTGGGGACTCCGTTTCATCGAGGAGTCGCACAAACAAAATCCAGAGCAGCCTTTTTTCCTCTACCTGCCACTGTCATCCCCTCACTCGCCTCATGTTACTGCCGACTTTGCCCAGGGAAAGTCTGAAGCTGGCATACGCGGGGATATGGTCTGGCTGGTGGACTGGGCAACCGGACAAATCGCAAAAAAGCTCGAGGAACTCGGTCTGACCAATGACACCCTGATTATTGTCACGAGCGACAACGGGCCACTTCTCGGTTCACTGGAATTCGGCAAATCGGAAGGTACCGCAAAAATCACCAACGGACACAAATCCATGGGCGACTTGCGAGGACGTAAAGGCCGCGTCTGGGAAGGCGGGCATCGTGTTCCGTTTGTGGCACGTTGGCCGAGCAATATACCTGCTGGAACAGTAAGCCATTATACCTTTTGTTTTACCGATATGCTCGCTACCCTTGCAGATGTGATTGGAGAAACACTTCCATCCGGTGCCGGCGAAGATAGTTTCACAATGCTACCTGCTTTGCTGGGGCAACCGATGGTTCAACGCCCGGCGATCATTCATCATTCAAACTCCGCCTATGCAATGCGCTCCGGGAAATGGAAAATTGTCTTCGGACATGGAGAGGGACGCGTACAACCGAAAGAAGGACACGGCTATTTGTTCGATCTCGAAACGGATCCCTATGAAACGAATGATCTTTGGCATGCTCGGACCGATATAGTTAATAACCTGACACAAAACTTTAAAGCCATCACCGAAAATGGGATCTACCCCGAACGATAA